The following are from one region of the Nicotiana tomentosiformis chromosome 7, ASM39032v3, whole genome shotgun sequence genome:
- the LOC104106086 gene encoding uncharacterized protein isoform X1 — protein sequence MKSVHGRQERKLILHNYVNQPVGPTEAVVLEFGSFLGTLARNTTLCPLDILDWRKMDTKEDIWEYTKKMSKTNIENRKKLKNPHTAGKRSFALVRSKLENDKETSDPLSPKEVFVATRKKKTGRSYMCSDEDTTSKIAEMEDIEAQQTENGNESVEAFASIMGPEHPGHLRLYGPGGGGLQELL from the exons ATGAAAAGTGTACATGGACGACAAGAGCGTAAATTAATTTTACATAACTACGTAAATCAACCTGTTGGTCCTACTGAAGCAGTTGTGCTAGAGTTTGGAAGCTTCCTCGGCACACTGGCAAGGAATACAACTCTATGTCCTCTTGATATTTTGGATTGGAGGAAGATGGACACAAAAGAGGATATATGGGAATATACCAAG AAAATGTCCAAAACTAATATTGAGAACCGAAAAAAGTTGAAGAATCCTCACACTGCTGGAAAAAGAAGTTTTGCTTTAGTTCGCTCTAAGTTG GAAAATGATAAGGAAACTTCGGATCCTTTATCACCAAAGGAAGTCTTTGTAgctacaagaaaaaaaaaaactggaCGATCATACATGTGCTCGGATGAAGACACAACTAGTAAAATT GCTGAAATGGAGGATATTGAAGCACAACAAACTGAAAATGGCAATGAGTCCGTAGAGGCATTTGCATCTATCATGGGACCTGAACATCCAGGACATTTGAGGTTGTATGGacccggggggggggggttacAAGAACTTCTTTGA
- the LOC104106086 gene encoding uncharacterized protein isoform X2, with the protein MKSVHGRQERKLILHNYVNQPVGPTEAVVLEFGSFLGTLARNTTLCPLDILDWRKMDTKEDIWEYTKKMSKTNIENRKKLKNPHTAGKRSFALVRSKLENDKETSDPLSPKEVFVATRKKKTGRSYMCSDEDTTS; encoded by the exons ATGAAAAGTGTACATGGACGACAAGAGCGTAAATTAATTTTACATAACTACGTAAATCAACCTGTTGGTCCTACTGAAGCAGTTGTGCTAGAGTTTGGAAGCTTCCTCGGCACACTGGCAAGGAATACAACTCTATGTCCTCTTGATATTTTGGATTGGAGGAAGATGGACACAAAAGAGGATATATGGGAATATACCAAG AAAATGTCCAAAACTAATATTGAGAACCGAAAAAAGTTGAAGAATCCTCACACTGCTGGAAAAAGAAGTTTTGCTTTAGTTCGCTCTAAGTTG GAAAATGATAAGGAAACTTCGGATCCTTTATCACCAAAGGAAGTCTTTGTAgctacaagaaaaaaaaaaactggaCGATCATACATGTGCTCGGATGAAGACACAACTA GCTGA